One Coccinella septempunctata chromosome 1, icCocSept1.1, whole genome shotgun sequence DNA window includes the following coding sequences:
- the LOC123314881 gene encoding keratin, type I cytoskeletal 9-like, whose protein sequence is MIMLNIMALMAVMVGNVFCDCYGEGSGIHHIINCTGTFYGGGGGMYYFTNGPKRFIAGGGGSYYGDAGADEFIAGESGDYHFGAVRSNHLRGKGVVQGGSGGVYYLPHGYGTVYKATGGVYYGDSGGRGMSESNGGTFIVRASDKEDS, encoded by the exons ATGATTATGCTAAAT ATTATGGCCTTGATGGCCGTTATGGTAGGAAACGTATTTTGTGACTGCTACGGAGAGGGCAGTGGTATCCATCATATTATCAATTGCACAGGGACGTTTTATGGAGGTGGTGGTGGCATGTACTATTTCACCAATGGACCCAAAAGATTTATTGCGGGTGGTGGTGGCTCCTACTATGGAGATGCTGGTGCGGATGAATTTATTGCTGGAGAATCAGGTGATTATCATTTTGGTGCTGTCAGATCAAATCATCTCAGAGGAAAAGGAGTTGTACAAGGAGGTTCTGGAGGTGTTTACTATTTACCTCATGGGTATGGAACGGTGTATAAGGCTACTGGTGGCGTTTATTATGGAGATTCTGGCGGAAGAGGAATGAGTGAAAGTAATGGGGGTACTTTCATTGTTCGAGCTTCTGATAAAGAGGATAGTTAA
- the LOC123313196 gene encoding keratin, type I cytoskeletal 9-like → MMVLFVITLMAAFVANILCDCYGEGTGIHHIDDCKGTFYAAGGGTYYFTNGPKKFVAAGGGSYFGDAGGDEFTAGQSGDYHFSSARGKHQKGKGIVQGGSGGVYYLPHGYGTVTGASGGVYYGDAGGRGMVDSTGGKFIVRAS, encoded by the coding sequence GTTATAACACTGATGGCAGCATTTGTAGCAAACATACTATGTGACTGCTACGGGGAAGGAACTGGTATTCACCATATTGATGATTGCAAAGGAACATTTTATGCAGCTGGCGGTGGTACCTACTATTTCACTAATGGTCCGAAAAAATTCGTTGCTGCTGGTGGTGGTTCTTACTTTGGGGATGCTGGTGGCGATGAATTTACTGCAGGTCAGTCCGGCGACTACCATTTTTCTTCAGCTAGAGGAAAACATCAAAAGGGAAAAGGAATTGTGCAAGGAGGTAGTGGAGGAGTTTACTATCTACCTCATGGATATGGAACGGTCACTGGAGCCAGTGGTGGTGTTTATTATGGAGATGCTGGTGGAAGGGGAATGGTTGATAGTACAGGAGGAAAATTTATTGTTAGAGCTTCTTGA
- the LOC123313095 gene encoding ctenidin-1-like isoform X1 — protein MAMLLLVITVMAALVGTVLSDCYGEAGGIHRINDCQGTFYAGSGGIYYFTNGPKRFVAGTGGTYNGDAGGDEFIAGHDGVYNLESTRGKHQNGQGVVQGGSGGVYHLPHGYGTVTGASGGVYYGDAGGRGLVDSTGGSFFVRSS, from the exons ATGGCGATGTTATTATTA GTTATTACTGTCATGGCCGCATTGGTAGGAACTGTACTTAGTGACTGCTACGGGGAAGCTGGTGGTATTCACCGTATCAATGACTGCCAAGGAACGTTTTATGCAGGCAGTGGTGGTATTTACTATTTCACTAATGGACCAAAAAGGTTTGTTGCGGGTACTGGTGGTACTTACAATGGGGATGCTGGTGGAGATGAATTCATTGCAGGTCATGATGGTGTTTATAATCTTGAATCTACTAGAGGCAAACATCAAAATGGACAAGGAGTTGTTCAAGGGGGTTCAGGAGGTGTGTACCATTTACCACATGGTTATGGAACAGTGACTGGAGCTAGTGGTGGTGTTTATTATGGAGATGCTGGGGGAAGAGGATTGGTTGATAGCACTGGCGGGagtttctttgtaaggtcttctTAA
- the LOC123313095 gene encoding keratin, type I cytoskeletal 9-like isoform X2, which produces MAMLLLVITLMAALVGTVLSDCYGEAGGIHEINDCQGTFFAGSGGIYHFTNGPKRFIAGSGGTYSGDAGGDEFVAGQSGVYNLENARGKHQNGQGVVQGGSGGVYHLPHGYGTVTGASGGVYYGDAGGRGLVDSTGGSFSVRS; this is translated from the exons ATGGCGATGTTATTATTA GTTATTACTCTCATGGCCGCATTGGTAGGAACTGTACTTAGTGACTGCTACGGGGAAGCTGGTGGTATTCACGAAATCAATGACTGCCAGGGAACATTCTTTGCGGGCAGTGGCGGAATTTATCATTTTACTAATGGACCAAAAAGATTTATAGCGGGTAGTGGTGGAACTTACAGTGGAGATGCTGGTGGTGATGAATTCGTTGCAGGTCAGTCAGGTGTTTACAATCTCGAAAATGCTAGAGGCAAACATCAAAATGGACAAGGTGTTGTTCAAGGCGGTTCAGGAGGTGTGTACCATTTACCACATGGCTATGGAACAGTGACTGGAGCTAGTGGTGGTGTTTATTATGGAGATGCTGGGGGAAGAGGATTGGTTGATAGTACCGGCGGGAGTTTCTCTGTGAGgtcttaa
- the LOC123311833 gene encoding keratin, type I cytoskeletal 9-like isoform X2, giving the protein MEVSTNMLVVLILMTALVATGLCDCYGEGGGIHHIDNCKGTFYAGSGGIYYFKKGPKKFVAGSGGSYYGDAGGDEFTAGQSGYYDFSSAKGKHRKGKGVVKGGSGGIYYLPRGYGTVKGASGGIYYGDAGGKGMVDSTGGVFYARSRKEESDNVE; this is encoded by the exons ATGGAAGTTTCTACCAACATGCTAGTT gttTTAATTCTGATGACCGCATTGGTAGCCACAGGTCTTTGTGACTGCTATGGCGAGGGTGGTGGTATTCATCACATCGATAACTGTAAAGGAACGTTTTATGCTGGTAGTGGTGGCATTTACTATTTCAAGAAAGGTCCGAAGAAATTTGTTGCTGGCAGTGGCGGTTCTTACTATGGAGATGCAGGTGGAGATGAATTCACTGCAGGTCAATCAGGGTATTATGATTTTTCTTCGGCTAAGGGAAAGCATCGAAAGGGAAAAGGAGTTGTGAAAGGAGGTTCTGGAGGTATTTACTATTTACCTCGTGGCTATGGAACAGTGAAAGGAGCTAGTGGTGGTATTTACTATGGAGATGCTGGTGGAAAAGGAATGGTTGATAGTACTGGAGGAGTTTTCTATGCAAGATCCAGGAAAGAGGAGAGTGATAATGTCGAGTAA